The following are from one region of the Gossypium hirsutum isolate 1008001.06 chromosome D03, Gossypium_hirsutum_v2.1, whole genome shotgun sequence genome:
- the LOC107937831 gene encoding squamosa promoter-binding-like protein 3 — MEMAKRACKTTVNWVDDDDDEEEEEEQREERMVKIRVVPRERYERMNTFIHYSNSAAISGGGGGCQADECGADLKDAKQYHRRHKVCEPHAKDAFVLVKGIRQRFCQQCSRFHEISKFDGTKRSCRDRLAGHNLRRRKVVQSDQEAENDNSNNKNKASYGKGTATPMLQQWYQEFTN; from the exons atggaaaTGGCTAAAAGGGCATGTAAGACGACGGTAAATTgggttgatgatgatgatgatgaggaggaggaggaggagcagAGAGAAGAGAGGATGGTGAAGATAAGGGTAGTGCCTCGAGAGAGATATGAGAGGATGAATACTTTCATACACTACTCTAACTCTGCTGCCATCTCCGGCGGCGGCGGTGGTTGTCAAGCTGATGAATGTGGTGCCGATTTGAAAGATGCAAAGCAATATCATCGGCGGCATAAAGTCTGTGAGCCACATGCCAAGGATGCTTTCGTTTTGGTCAAAGGCATTCGCCAAAGGTTTTGCCAGCAGTGTAGCAG ATTTCATGAAATATCAAAGTTTGATGGTACCAAAAGGAGTTGCCGGGATCGGTTGGCCGGACATAATTTGCGGCGGAGGAAGGTGGTGCAGTCAGACCAAGAAGCGGAgaatgataatagtaataataagaataaagCATCCTATGGAAAGGGAACTGCCACTCCAATGTTGCAGCAATGGTACCAAGAATTTACCAACTAG